One genomic region from Rhinoraja longicauda isolate Sanriku21f chromosome 8, sRhiLon1.1, whole genome shotgun sequence encodes:
- the pnkd gene encoding putative hydrolase PNKD isoform X4: protein MVEELSRYSLYAKTRLGYIFHKKLLKRTRELYPTGHSIVCPMIIDGLKILPVPILSDNYSYLIVDVASNLAVAIDPADPDIIQACLEEEGVTLEAILTTHKHWDHSGGNKVLKKIHKTCRIYGSSRDNIPALTDPILDKETIVVGNLRFQALFTPGHTVGHMIYVLDGEPHNSPACLFSGDLVFLSGCGRIFEGSSSLMLSSLDVVGTLGDETLLWPGHEYAQDNLMFAASVEPNNSAIFTKLEWVLQQRHLNHCTSPSTIGEEKEYNPFLRTHSSILHEALGVEREPSEDLTLFRSRVLQEVRKRKEIFNCR from the exons ATACTCGCTGTACGCGAAGACCAGACTCGGCTACATATTTCACAAAAAGCTGTTGAAGAGGACGCGAGAGCTTTATCCCACTGGCCACTCCATTGTGTGTCCGATGATCATTGATG GTTTGAAAATCCTTCCAGTCCCGATTCTGTCTGACAATTACAGCTACCTGATCGTGGATGTGGCCTCTAACCTTGCGGTCGCCATTGACCCTGCAGATCCAGACATTATCCAG GCATGTCTTGAGGAAGAGGGTGTAACTTTGGAAGCAATTCTCACTACGCACAAGCACTG GGATCATAGTGGTGGAAACAAGGTACTGAAGAAAATCCACAAAACTTGCAGAATTTATGGTTCCTCCAGAGATAATATTCCTGCCCTCACAGA CCCCATTCTGGACAAGGAGACGATTGTAGTGGGCAATCTGCGGTTCCAGGCTCTCTTCACGCCCGGCCACACGGTGGGTCACATGATCTACGTCCTGGACGGGGAGCCGCACAACAGTCCAGCCTGCCTCTTCTCCGGAGATCTGGTCTTCCTCTCCGGCTGTG GTCGGATCTTCGAAGGCAGCTCCTCGCTGATGCTGTCTTCGCTGGATGTCGTGGGCACCCTGGGGGACGAGACGCTACTGTGGCCAG GACACGAGTATGCGCAGGATAATCTGATGTTTGCAGCTTCTGTTGAACCAAACAACTCTGCTATCTTCACAAAGCTGGAATGGGTTCTGCAGCAGAGGCATCTGAACCACTGCACT TCCCCCTCGACGATCGGTGAGGAGAAGGAGTACAACCCGTTCCTGCGGACCCATTCCAGTATCCTGCACGAAGCTCTCGGGGTGGAGCGGGAACCCAGCGAAGACTTGACGCTCTTCAGGTCCCGCGTTCTGCAAGAGGTCCGAAAGCGTAAAGAAATTTTCAATTGTAGATAG
- the pnkd gene encoding putative hydrolase PNKD isoform X3: protein MQWLASKLQKKKYSLYAKTRLGYIFHKKLLKRTRELYPTGHSIVCPMIIDGLKILPVPILSDNYSYLIVDVASNLAVAIDPADPDIIQACLEEEGVTLEAILTTHKHWDHSGGNKVLKKIHKTCRIYGSSRDNIPALTDPILDKETIVVGNLRFQALFTPGHTVGHMIYVLDGEPHNSPACLFSGDLVFLSGCGRIFEGSSSLMLSSLDVVGTLGDETLLWPGHEYAQDNLMFAASVEPNNSAIFTKLEWVLQQRHLNHCTSPSTIGEEKEYNPFLRTHSSILHEALGVEREPSEDLTLFRSRVLQEVRKRKEIFNCR, encoded by the exons ATACTCGCTGTACGCGAAGACCAGACTCGGCTACATATTTCACAAAAAGCTGTTGAAGAGGACGCGAGAGCTTTATCCCACTGGCCACTCCATTGTGTGTCCGATGATCATTGATG GTTTGAAAATCCTTCCAGTCCCGATTCTGTCTGACAATTACAGCTACCTGATCGTGGATGTGGCCTCTAACCTTGCGGTCGCCATTGACCCTGCAGATCCAGACATTATCCAG GCATGTCTTGAGGAAGAGGGTGTAACTTTGGAAGCAATTCTCACTACGCACAAGCACTG GGATCATAGTGGTGGAAACAAGGTACTGAAGAAAATCCACAAAACTTGCAGAATTTATGGTTCCTCCAGAGATAATATTCCTGCCCTCACAGA CCCCATTCTGGACAAGGAGACGATTGTAGTGGGCAATCTGCGGTTCCAGGCTCTCTTCACGCCCGGCCACACGGTGGGTCACATGATCTACGTCCTGGACGGGGAGCCGCACAACAGTCCAGCCTGCCTCTTCTCCGGAGATCTGGTCTTCCTCTCCGGCTGTG GTCGGATCTTCGAAGGCAGCTCCTCGCTGATGCTGTCTTCGCTGGATGTCGTGGGCACCCTGGGGGACGAGACGCTACTGTGGCCAG GACACGAGTATGCGCAGGATAATCTGATGTTTGCAGCTTCTGTTGAACCAAACAACTCTGCTATCTTCACAAAGCTGGAATGGGTTCTGCAGCAGAGGCATCTGAACCACTGCACT TCCCCCTCGACGATCGGTGAGGAGAAGGAGTACAACCCGTTCCTGCGGACCCATTCCAGTATCCTGCACGAAGCTCTCGGGGTGGAGCGGGAACCCAGCGAAGACTTGACGCTCTTCAGGTCCCGCGTTCTGCAAGAGGTCCGAAAGCGTAAAGAAATTTTCAATTGTAGATAG